A single window of Solenopsis invicta isolate M01_SB chromosome 3, UNIL_Sinv_3.0, whole genome shotgun sequence DNA harbors:
- the LOC105197991 gene encoding mediator of RNA polymerase II transcription subunit 21, whose amino-acid sequence MADRLTQLQDTINQQAEHFCNSVGILQQYSTPSKFPGFDRIGTPQPHQSQEDYAALFANLIARCAKDIDTLIESLPSEESSQELQVASLSRLEQENQQAGEQLEEVVRQGEALLQRIQAALQDIAQSQLDMQNPTLTTVINMNLNSSNIKQESLSSINTVPSNNTHQLSDPSPNSINQ is encoded by the exons ATGGCAGATCGTCTGACACAATTACAAGATACCATAAATCAG CAAGCAGAACACTTCTGCAATAGCGTTGGCATCCTACAACAGTATTCTACGCCCAGTAAATTTCCTGGTTTTGATCGTATTGGTACTCCGCAGCCACATCAATCTCAAGAAG ATTACGCTGCTTTATTTGCAAACCTTATTGCGAGATGTGCCAAAGATATAGATACATTAATAGAGAGTTTGCCTAGTGAAGAGTCATCGCAGGAGCTACAAGTAGCCAGTCTTAGTAGACTCGAGCAGGAGAATCAACAGGCTGGTGAGCAACTGGAAGAAGTGGTAAGACAAGGCGAGGCACTTCTTCAGCGAATCCAGGCAGCTCTACAGGATATTGCACAAAGTCAATTAGATATGCAAAATCCTACATTGACAACTGTAATTAATATGAATCTTAACAGTTCTAATATAAAACAAGAGAGCCTTAGTTCTATAAACACCGTGCCTTCAAATAACACACATCAGCTATCAGATCCTTCACCTAATTCGATAAATCAATga
- the LOC105197992 gene encoding ferritin, heavy subunit: protein MLRALIRKPYYNLLKFHNYELYSQIRRLGYISITRKKSGNDNCNRNEACIDKPIKWPSGKRISFDFHEETEAAMNQQINVELMAFYYYLSMAAYFGRVDVALPGCESFFIQMHHEEHEHALRFFNYVKMRCGKVHLGVISPPDDQDWKCPLHAFKTALQLEIEVGRKLVAVNAIAEKHGDLNASDFIITGFMEDQMKSVNELGRLMTVLSGVGDQALARFKFDKNLLENYVKPDFNVLKSKSLQRKFNK, encoded by the exons ATGTTGCGAGCATTAATTCGTAAACCTTATtacaatcttttaaaatttcacaATTATGAATTATATTCGCAAATTCGACGATTAGGTTACATCAg CATAACACGAAAAAAATCGGGAAATGATAATTGCAATCGAAACGAAGCGTGTATCGACAAACCGATAAAGTGGCCGAGTGGAAAGAGGATCAGTTTTGATTTCCACGAAGAAACCGAAGCTGCGATGAACCAGCAGATAAATGTAGAATTAATggcgttttattattatttatcaatg GCTGCATATTTTGGTCGAGTAGACGTCGCTTTGCCTGGCTGTGAATCATTTTTCATACAAATGCATCATGAGGAGCATGAGCATGCCttgagattttttaattatgtaaaaatgcgATGTGGCAAGGTACACTTAGGAGTTATATCACCACCGGACGATCAAGATTGGAAATGTCCATTACACGCGTTCAAA ACAGCCTTGCAACTGGAAATTGAAGTTGGTAGAAAACTGGTAGCAGTGAATGCTATAGCGGAAAAGCATGGCGATCTGAACGCAAGTGACTTTATCATCACTGGCTTTATGGAGGATCAAATGAAAAGCGTGAATGAATTAGGAAGATTAATGACTGTGCTATCGGGCGTTGGAGATCAGGCACTGGCgagatttaaatttgataagaaTCTACTCGAGAACTACGTTAAGCCCGATTTCAATGTTCTGAAAAGTAAATCCTTGCAAAGAAAGTTCAAcaaataa